The genome window ATTTCacaatttctgtttcagatgttttaATGGAATGACCATAATGAGGCACTGTGGTCTACTGGCTATGTCTCAGACATATTCTGGACATCAGCCCTTGTTTCTTAATGACGTAGCAACTTGACATAAACCAAATATATGGTAAGATCTGCACGTGATCCTATAGCAGGTGTGAAATTCCTGTAGCCAACCACTGTGTCTGTCCCCGCGTCTTAATCACTGTAACTCTTTCTTTAGGAGTAAGTACTActttgaatttgaaaaaaatgaaataaatgaaggaGTTACACGTCTACATTTATGCCCTGCCCTAATGTACGTTTCATTATGGAATGTCCATTTCCAGTTCTCGTTATGATTTACTTCTTCCTCTCCCTGACAGCCGTGCGAGCTGACCGAATGCGCGGCGGCAGAAACAAGTTTGGACCGATGTACAAGAGAGACAGGGCgctgaagcagcagaagaaagctCTCATCCGAGCAAATGGACTTAAACTGGAAGCCATGACTCAGGTGATCCAAGCTATGCCAACCGACCTGACAATATCCTCTGCGATCCAGAACATCCATTCTGCCTCCAAAGGCCTACCTCTGAACCATACTGCCTTGCCTCCCACAGACTATGACAGAAGCCCCTTTGTAACCTCTCCAATTAGTATGACGATGCCACCCCACGGCAGCTTGCAAGGTTACCAAACATATGGCCACTTCCCAAGCCGTGCTATCAAGTCCGAGTACCCCGACCCTTACACTAGCTCGCCAGAGTCAATAATGGGCTACTCATACATGGATGGTTATCAAACAAGCTCACCAGCAAGTATTCCGCATCTGATATTGGAACTCCTGAAATGTGAGCCAGACGAACCGCAAGTCCAAGCTAAGATCATGGCATATCTGCAGCAAGAGCAAGCCAACAGAAGCAAACACGAGAAGCTCAACACATTTGGGCTCATGTGTAAAATGGCTGACCAAACCCTATTCTCCATCGTCGAGTGGGCTAGGAGTAGCATCTTTTTTAGAGAACTTAAGGTAGGTAACAATTTcacattgttttatttaagaaagATGATTTTTAATGCTGTACTTTGAACAAGAAAGCATGGTTAACTGTTTCCCCGAGCACCTTTAATTTATCTGGCTTTAAGTAAGCAAGCTGTTATGGTAAGAAATTTGCACCCGTCTTCATCTTAGTCTGCAATAAGCCAATTTCAGTTTTACTCTTCTCTATTTTACTGTTTATCCTAATAGTTATTTAACTCCATAGGAACAGCACAAATTTTCCTCCTGCCCTTTCAGCCTCTCTCTGCCTTGTACTCAGAGTTGAAGAATGTCTGTTACCATTCTGCGTTCATTTACATAATTATCTTATTACCTCAAGTAACACAGTAACCTTATCTCTGCCCATCTATGCTCACTCCCTACTTAAGAGCATATTGGAATATTAACTTTCTCACAAGGCTATTGTTTTGTATGTATACGTGTAGCTAACCATGAAGGTTAAGTTGTAAGCAGGATACACGTAACAGATagcaaggaggaagaaagtATCTCCAGGATTCAATTGGTTCTTATCACTACTGATACAATGGGGACTCCTGTAATCCACATCATGTTCAATTACCTTTAGGCTCTTCTTTATGAACACCAGGCGGTTGGACTCCTCAGTACACCCAATCCTTATGCACAGCTCTCTGGTGGACAGAAATTTCTCCCTATACATTTGTAAGATGTCACTTAAGGCAATTTTGTTTGTTGTAGCCAGGTCTGACACAGAAATCATAAGCCAGAAATGTGGTATCAGCCACACCCTCTCAACCTAGAAGTTAGCtctgaaatgaataaaacacCTTTCgtctcaaaaaacaaacaaataaacaaacacaagaTGAGAAACTTATATTAGGTCCGAATTTCCCTATTATACTGCCAGTTAACTGAATTTCCTGCAACACAGAGATGTTTTTGCCATAACTATTTGCTGCTGAACTCTGTAAAAAGTTTTCTGACCCTTAACTTCTTGATTGTtgagcaaaagaaaagtaacaaaatatCCAAATAAAACAATAACTATGTAAGTTGAGAACTGAATCTACCTACATCAAGAGCACAGAGGGGAGAGCCCATTAAAGATCTGCAGTCAGGATGCTTGCCACAACAGCATTTCTATCATAGCCTTAATGATtcagacagaagaaataaagtcCATAACTGCAAGAAAAGTGAGGTGCATATGTTGAATATACAACTCCACTTGTTCTCAGACATTTTCATGACAATGATTGAAGGAACTATCATAAACTCAGCctaaattaagagaaaaaagggaGGAAGTTACTCgggggaggaaagaaaatggattaAAAAGGACTAAAAACTGTCACATCTTTGTTTGCCATATGTTGTTTATAATTTTTTAGTAAGCCATgcttctcattttaaataatgttcAGATTAGAATGACAAATGGAATACATTTCCAAGAGATTGTGTCCTAAAGTCAGGAACTGGGAACTTTGAACCCATTAAGTTCTTAAGGTTGGagtaatcattttaaaaattactgagATTTGCAGAAGATATTATTCAGCGTGAGGATTTTTAAGTTATCACAATCTGCCATAAAATTACAATTATGATTAAGGTGATTATATGAAAAGATATTTGAgcaatttttacttttcatggTTCTGTTGCTTACTCTGTAGGCAGATTTTATAGGCATTCAACATGTTGTGCTGGGAACAGTCTTAGAGATGGTCTTCGTTTCTAACCTCAGGCTGGTTGATACTCTTCAATTAATGCACGCTTACTATTTTGGATATAAAAGGTGCAGAAATTTGTTTCATGAAAGTGCTGATCAATTGCTCCTAACTCTCGCAGTATGTGCATACAAGCATATACACACAGATCTCCTGCAATGCATAAGTACTAGAGTTCTAGAAACTCACAGCATACAGGCTTTGGTACATCTATCAGAGGCAATGGCTTCTTCTCAGTATTTGTGCCATCGGTATCGTAGGACCTCCAGTTAGCTTTGTATCCTGTGACATACCCTGCTCATTTTTCTTAATTGGACAATATCTGCTAAACTGTACAGCATTCCAGAACAGTACCAACATACTCAGAAGTCCATCATTTAGGAACTAGGTTACAACAACGCTAAGAACTTCCAACTTTTCAGCCTGAGGTTTTACCAGCACATTTAGATCAGACACCACACTGTTAACAGTACCAGGTAGCACTAACTCTTTGCAGCTGAGAAAATTAGAACTTGAATTTTTTCCTGACCTTTCTGTCCATCTATGTTGTCAGCTCCTTCCAATCAGCGTAGCAACAGCTATTTGCTCCAGGTTGCTCTGGAGAACATGGGTACCTGTGGGGAGTAAAAAAAAGACTTAAGGATATGACAGagattttaaatgcagaaggaaggaaaaggtaaTTATGAGGAAGATTCAAATAGATTTTCAAAACAGTTAACTTGTTTCCTACCTACACTgagaaatatatatttgcttgaagtatttatatatatatataaataggaaaatatataattttccTATTATTCTGGCTTTTCTACATGAAAACCAAACCATCAGATGCATTTCAAATAAGATATACAAGTGCATTAGCAGATCTAAGACTAAAATTTTAACAGCTTCAAATAATGAAACTGTTTGGTACTACCCTTATATGAATTCTACAAGTATGTAATGTAAAGATCATACTTGTTAAAGTGCAGAACCTTCCATCTTCATACTGGGTATCAGAAGTTAATGGAAGCATTAATGAAGCAAACTAATTGGAATGAGTAACAATGCCAGAGTAAGAGCCAAAGCAGCAAGCTGCAGTCTAATAACTTGCATTTCAACATCTGCTAAAATCTCAAATACGCACCTGTCTTGTGGAGTAAGGATGCTCTTTAATTAGTAATTACATTAGAAAAGTGGTTTGACATtacatcaaaagaaatgtttctgtatAGATGAAATATGAACACAGAAAACCTCCAAGTACAATGATAACACTAACAGTGAGGAAGACCTTTGCTTGCTATTCTGGAGTTGCTGAAAGCTTAGTAAATATAAAAGTAAGATATATCCATCTTATCCTCAGCTATGAAAACTCAGGAATGCCCCAGGGATGCTAGATTTGTAGCCAGCTGTCTGAGTCATGTGAAAGGTCTCTGTAcaaagctaaaaagaaaatattgcaagAGTTTCTAGAGTCCAAAGGTTATCTGGCCCCAAGAAAGGATGCAGACAGTTCCAGGGGACTGGTCTTTCCTCATCAGCTCACAGCAGGGAAAATTCAACAACTACTTCCAAAGTACTCTTCAAACCATAAAAGCAAGCAGTTTCCACTtgaggcagaagaaaacagagtcTGCACTGGAGAACAGTCCTCAGGACACTTTCACATGGTTGAGGATCAGAAAATTCACTAAACGTTGATAGTTATAAAAAGGCACTAAAGAACCTGTGACTCACATAAAAATACTACCTTGacttatttgcttattttagtGGGGATGTCACAGGTCAAAGTACTATGTGAGCACAAGCCCAATTAGTGAATGATTGCAGGAAGAGCCAGCATACTTCATGTTGCAGAAGTTCATCCTAAAACCACTCACTGAGTTTGCCAATTCACTGATGTGGTGCCAATTCACTCACTTAGGCCATTCACTGATgtcagagcaccagctctgggACAGTAAGTACTCATCTGTCCATTAGCTGTAAATGCGCCTTTCAAAGAAACAATGCTTTAACCACATTTCTGCAAAGGGCCTGTCTGTAGGACTTCTGCTGTAAGATGGCAATACAGATGTTTTGGCAGCTAATAAGCAAACAGATGCATAGTTTTGTATTAAGTGTTTCTCAAAAACGCAACTATATTAGCAGAGTTTCAAATTATCTCTTAAAATAGTGCAAACTTAGTGTGAATTGGGTCAACAGAAGCACTGGAGTCCCTCTTACTTGTCACATCAAATACATCTAGATAAATAGAGTAATAATAATATTCAATACATCGTGGTTAATTTCAAACTTCAATCTCCATGAAATCAAATATCAAGAAgtgcacagaaaaataatgagcTAAGGTACAGAAAGTGAATTATTAAACCAAATTAATAGAGATGAGGGAAATTttattctttagaaaaaaatatcagtagtGGAATACCGTAaaagtttttcttcagcttGATAAAAGGTTGAAATATTATTTAGACTTAAGTAATCAAAGGCAATTTGATAACTTGAAGTGCTTTTGGACTTTGTAGCATGCATTTATCAGGGCAGGAAATGTAACTACGTAGCTGATGAAATAAAACTGCCACAGGATTCTTTAAGTCAGGGAAGCAGTGAGAAACTGAGGTTGAGGATTTCCCTTAGTATCGGTAGTCTGACTACAGAGCGTGGTGTCATACGCAGTTATTGATTTTTGGGCTGGTTTAAACATACTGGGATCTGGAAAAAGTCACCGTTTCTCGAACTTTCTAAATGTTGGGGGAAGTGGGAAAGTATGCATCTTACTGACCCAACAAGTTATTTGCATTAGAAACGTTAATTTGATTTAACTAAGTATGTTTCATAGcaagaaataattcatttttctgagATCATGTGGAAAGAAATAGTGAAATGACTGCAATGTAAAGGAGCCTCACCAGAAAACCCAGGCTTAATGAAGTGTGGAATTATACTTGCCGCCCCACTGAAACTTGTAGGGACCACTCTGTTAGAAGTCCACGTGATGATCTTTTTGGCTTCTTCTCAACAAAGCCTAAACGCAGTATTCCGGCACGCAGGGGTGTTGTTTGGTAGCCCTCCTAAACTGCTTGTTCATTTCCAAGCCTCTGGCGCCTTTTCTAAGGGTAAGAAGATGACAACATTCTCCTATGCTCATTCATGCCAAAGCTGTCTACTTTGCCATATGCTGCTGTCACCTTTGATAGCAGCAGGCTGAACTCAGCACTCTGCAGTTAGTCACTTTCCCATCCAATGGCGGATGATCAGCATCAAGCTGAGACAAAGCAACTGTGCTTCATGTGGGTGCCTGTCATTTGAAAGCCTGTCACTTCTAGCAGGCAAGTGTATTTTCCCACTGTAGTTCACTGCCACAAGCTTTCTTCCATTGCCACAAACAGCCACTATGCAATATTTTGCCACTTATTACTAGATAGAAAAAACTGAGCATCCTAATGCTTATAGCAAGCATAGATGCAGGCTGTAGTATGGACACAGGGAggtctgcagctgcagccactcGTGCTTGATAGCCTGAATCTCCCACTGCAGCCTTGGCAGGAGGAGCCACACTTGCATATCCATCTGCAATTTGGTGCCATTTGTGTTATACAAAATGGAAGTTTAACATCAGAGTTcagttttttccttcaaaagagCAGGATCACGATTAGAAGCACAAGACAACTGACAGCAGTGCCAGACTATCCAGTGCAATACCAAATGCACTCTTATAGggcagtatgaaaaaaaaagcactaccAGCACTGCTGTTCAGAACTTGCATATCACGATGGCTTGCAGAACTTGGAAGTTCCTGCCACAGAAATAACCCTCCCCTCCCCTTATAAATTACAGCATTTCTTAGAAGCAGGCACTAAGTCTTATGTAGGAAGATCATGGCTCTTAGCTCTGTGGAAATTGTCTCATGCAGGTCCAGTGCCTTTGTATGACACTCATATCATTCTAATACAGTGCTTTTGTACAGCACCGGTTTCTGTTCACATGGGATAGTTCCCAAGCACAGTGAAAGTCTGCCTTTATAAATATATCTGGGCTGTTTAGATATAAGGATATTCTTCTGTTAGCAATAATGAAGTCACTCAGACTTCCTACCAACCCTGTCAAAGCTCTATAGTATAAATTCATGATAATTTATACTTCCATATATAGAGAAAAGCTGTTTCAGATCAGTGATGGTCACTTTTGCACATGCAGCACTGTGGAGCCAACAGGTTTCATACTAATGCACACCTAATGCACCCAGCTCTAGGGCTggaaaatgctgagaaaaaagcagaggaaagtaTGATTTACGAAGGAAAAATTAAGAGATCTGAATAGCCACAGCTTAATGAAACAACAGGTACAGCCACATGGCAGCAATGTACaagcacatctgaaaaaaaacaattcagagCATTAAATGCATTCTACAGCTTTATAGGCACGGGAACACAGCGGAGGACTtaaatcttttccatttctgttttaaaaattcttatAAAGCAAAGCTTCAGATGGAAGCAGTGACACCAAGCAGCAGACAGCACTAAAGCTTCCCAACCCACTGTTTCTCAGCTCCCAGACTTTGCCCAGCCCGTGCTAACAAGAACTTTTGATCTCTGTAAATGGTACCCCACGTACAGCCATGCACTGCTTTGTTTCGGACACCGACCAAGCAGTCACAGCTTACTCCATTTCATTGCCTCAGATTAAAAGCATCCGAATCTGAGCCAGACTACATGTAAATGGAAACAAAGGCCAATTCCGTGCTCTGCAAACAAGATTCAGTTGCTTACTTTCCCCCCACCTGTAGGCAAAGGTGCAAAAAAATCCTCAACAAAGAGCGAGTTTTGGTGCAAGAGGAAAGCGCCTAATACATAGCAGCATTCCCTCAATCCATTAAAACAAGAAGGGCGTTTCGGGGGACAACCGACGAGCAGCGACGCTCTGCTCTGACCCTGGCGACAAAGCGCCCAACCCGCGGGCGCCGCACTAAACATGTGCAGCACCGCCGTGCGCTGAGGTGACGCTGCTGGAAGAGTCAGTTAAAAGCAAGCTGAAAGAGAGCACCGCCATCTTCACCAACCTTCCAGGCATTTCGGCACGCTGACAGACGGCAGCTTTAGTCAGCTAACGCTCGCTAAATCACGACACATCGTGCTTACGTGCTATCTTACCCGCATTCTAGAAGCGACGTGAAGCAAAAGCGTTTACACACAGCGGTTATCCCCGAACGCCTCAAGCCGCTCATTTCTTCCCGCGCACCTCAGGCAGCAGGTTGCAAGCCGCGCGCTCTTCCCGCGCTCCgcaggctgcaggctgcagacCGCTCACTTCGCGCGCGCCTCAGGCTGCAGGCCGCGCTCCTCCCGCCAGAACGGGCAGCAGGGAGCGAGCCGCTCGCCACGTGCGGGGCTGGCAGCNNNNNNNNNNNNNNNNNNNNNNNNNNNNNNNNNNNNNNNNNNNNNNNNNNNNNNNNNNNNNNNNNNNNNNNNNNNNNNNNNNNNNNNNNNNNNNNNNNNNGACATCGCAACGCCTTCCGGTGAGTCACCggcaataaaagaaaagcaatcacGGAGGTGCTTTGCCACCCACTTGGCCCGACGCGCTCCTCGCCCTGGAGTATCCCGCAGTTTCGCATCACCCGTCGCTGCCAGGTGTTTATAAGGCAGCAGGGCGTTCCAGCGCTCAGCAGTAAGCTCGGCCGGGCGTTAAAAATAGCTTCTCGGTCAATAATTGACTGCTTGGAAAAGGCTCTCCGGTTCGGACCGGAGAGGATCGGCATCTCCGCAAGGCAGCGGTGATGACTTGCAGCAGAAAAAACGCAACAGGCTTTGGAAAGTGATCCTCTGTGGTGTGCGTTTTGCctcagaaagcactgcagccCGATCACTGTCTCTGATTTGCTGACAGCGGAtcaaaaacattacagaaaaataaagcacgTTTTCGTgctttttgcagctttctggaaGGGACAGTTTGCTTTCTAAAGCCTGAGTCGGAGGCACTAACAACCTCCGCCCAACTGAATCCCTAGGAACCCAAAAACAATGTTCCTTGGCTAAGTGATGAGAGGAGCTCGTGGGCTGTGCGACTTCAGAGGTTTCAGGGAACTCTCCCTGTTATACCGTGGGGTGACTGTGATGGTAGGGATGGCAGGGACACGGTGGGGGTGAAGACATGGGATGAGAGACGAGAGNNNNNNNNNNNNNNNNNNNNNNNNNNNNNNNNNNNNNNNNNNNNNNNNNNNNNNNNNNNNNNNNNNNNNNNNNNNNNNNNNNNNNNNNNNNNNNNNNNNNctctctggagatccgctccatcaggagttcatctcgcgagcccaggacggggtgagtgactttctcttatttctccaatataaattctattagccaagctcctagatatatatctataccatctgtatatccattgattaaacacaAGGAACACCTACCTTCAGCAAACCATTATCCCATGTGCTCACCCCACCAGCACAACATGACTAAAGCAAATAATTACCTGATGATGCTCGTAGAGTTCATATTCAGTTAACAAAGTCTTTAGCAGAGCCCAGTAATGACTCTCTGTAATGCTCAGTTGCCCTTGGCAGTAAAATACTTCCTAAACACTTCTGCTGTGGGATGCTAATTACACAATACCAgcacttattttttccatctctaagacaccttcagaatgtaGGCTGTCACAGCATGACAGACAGGAGGAGTGATCCCCTTGTCTTGGAGCATATGCAAATTCTTAATAGCCC of Meleagris gallopavo isolate NT-WF06-2002-E0010 breed Aviagen turkey brand Nicholas breeding stock chromosome 10, Turkey_5.1, whole genome shotgun sequence contains these proteins:
- the LOC100546813 gene encoding nuclear receptor subfamily 5 group A member 2, translating into MVNYSYDEDLEELCPVCGDKVSGYHYGLLTCESCKGFFKRTVQNNKRYTCIENQNCQIDKTQRKRCPYCRFQKCLSVGMKLEAVRADRMRGGRNKFGPMYKRDRALKQQKKALIRANGLKLEAMTQVIQAMPTDLTISSAIQNIHSASKGLPLNHTALPPTDYDRSPFVTSPISMTMPPHGSLQGYQTYGHFPSRAIKSEYPDPYTSSPESIMGYSYMDGYQTSSPASIPHLILELLKCEPDEPQVQAKIMAYLQQEQANRSKHEKLNTFGLMCKMADQTLFSIVEWARSSIFFRELKVGNNFTLFYLRKMIFNAVL